The DNA segment GAACCGGAAGACGTGCGGGTGCTCACCGAGTACGCGAACGTAGGCGCGAACACCGCGGCGCACCATGACCGCGAACGGGGCCGGTTCGGCCAGCGCGGGCGCGAGCCGCGCGCGGACGAGCGCGACGGCGCGCTCCGACACGGCGGCGTGCAGCTCAGCCTTGTCGGCGAAGTGCCGGTACAGCCGTGGTTTCGCGACGCCTGCCTCTCGTGCGATGTCGGCCATGCCCGCGTGCGGTCCGTGCTTGTCGAGCGCCCGGAACGCCGCGTCGACGAACTCGGCTCTGCGGGCGAGCCGGTGGGTGCGCCAGCGATCGGCCCTTCCGTCCCGCCGCGCGGGGCCCGCCTCATCGCGACCATCGATCACCCGCCGGATGATACGCGAGGTAACGGATACCGCCAGTACCCCATAACGGCGCAGATGCGGGCGCGTCGATCCGGTGGACTTCCCGATCACCTCACGCCATGCCGATTGAGATCAGCGAGCGCCGGGTACCTGCCGTCCATGGACGGTAGGCAGGACTTGATCCCCGGTTCCAGCCTCGACGAACAGGACGCCGCGATTCCCCGTGGCACGGAAGAACCGGATGAACCGGACGACAAAACCGGTGCGGCGGAAGGCTCGGTACCGCTTGAGGTGAACCCGGCCGACGCGGCCGAACAAGCGGTCGCGGTCCCGTTCGACGACGACGAGGACCGTCCTGGTTCTTGAGGTGTGAATTCGCAGCTAGAGGGGTACACGGCGCCGACGACCGCTCGGTCTGTTCCACGGAGGTGATCACGCACATGGCTGAGACGTCCCGCTTGCCGACTCCGGTCGCTGAGTTCTGGGAATGGCAGAGGAACGGCAATTGCCGCAATCTCGACAGTTCGGTGTTCTTCCACCCCGACGGCGAACGGGGTTTCGCGCGCGCGGACCGCGTGGCACGCGCGAAGGAGGTGTGCCGCACCTGCCCGGTGATCGTGCAGTGCCGCCACCACGCGTTGACCGTTCAGGAACCGTTCGGGGTCTGGGGCGGCCTGGACGAGTCCGAGCGAAGGGACGCGATCGCGCGGCGTAAGAACATGGAACCGGCGCCGAGCTGAGGCGCGAACCGCATCGGGGGAGCCTAGTGCGATTCGGCTACACGTTGATGACGGAGCAGGCGGGCCCGGCCGATCTGGTCGGGCACGCCGCCGCCGCCGAGGCGGCGGGTTTCGATTTCGAAGTGATGAGCGACCATTTCTCGCCATGGCTCGCCGAGCAGGGACACGCCCCCTACGCGTGGAGCGTGCTCGGCGCGGTCACGCAGGTGACCACGTCGGTCGAGCTGATGACCTACGTGACCTGCCCGCTGCTGCGTTATCACCCCGCCGTGGTCGCGCAAAAGGCCGCGACAATCCAGTTGTTGTCCGGTGACCGGTTTCTGCTGGGGCTCGGCGCGGGCGAGAACCTCAACGAGCACATCGTCGGCGGCGGCTGGCCGCCGGTGAACGTCAGGCACGAAATGCTCAGCGAGGCATTGCAGATCATCGACGGCCTTTTCGCCGGTGGCTACACCAACTTCGCGGGCAAGCACTATCGCGTCGATTCGGCGAAGTTGTGGGATCTGCCGAGACGAAGGACTCCGATCGGCGTCGCGGTGTCGGGCGAGCAGTCCGTCGCGCGGTTCGCGCTGGCTTCCGACGCGCTCATCGCCGTGGAACCCAACGGCGAGCTGTGCAGGCAATGGGACGCCGAACGAGCGGCCATCGGTGAGGAATCCTCTCGCAAGATCGGGCAGTTGCCCGTTTCCTGGGACATCGACGAGCGGGCCGCCGTGCGCAGGGCACACGAACAGTTCCGCTGGTTCGCCGGTGGCTGGAAGGTGAACGCCGAGTTGCCGGGCCCCTCTGGGTTCGCGGGCGCGACTCAGTTCGTGAGTCCCGACGACGTCGCCGACTCGATCCCGTGTGGTGCCGACCCCGACAAAGTCGTCGCCGCGGCGCGGCCGTTCTGGGAGGCGGGATTCACCGATCTCGCGCTGGTCCAGATCGGCGGGGACCGGCAGGAGGAGTTCTTCGCCGCGGCGGAGAACGAGTTGCTGCCCGCGCTGCGGTCGGCCTCGCCGGAGGCGTGATCACCGCGGCGGCGGCCTTCGCTCAGGCGACGTACTCGCTTTCTCTGTCAATGAGCGTTCGCAAACGGCTGAGGGCACGGTGCTGTGACGTCCGGACATTGGCGGAGGACAGGCCGAGAGCTTCGGCCGTCTCGGTGGCCGAAAGGCCGACGACGATGCGCAGAACGACGATTTCCCGCTGGGTGCTGGGAAGATGTCCGAGCAGGTTGCTCAGTCGCTGCCCCAGGTCCGTGTTGAGCGCCAGCCGTTCGGGCTCGTTGTCCATCGTGTCCGATTCGGGCACGTCGGGGGTGGGATCGGAGCGGTCGCGGGACACGAGCCGGAACGCGTCGGAGACCTTGTTCGACGCGATGGCGTGTACGAGAAAGAGGAATGACCCACCGCGGTCCTGGTAGCTGGGCAGTGCTTTCAACACGGCGACACAGGTTTCCTGCGCGACATCGTCGGCCGAGACGTAGCAGAGGTCGCGTCGGCCGAGCCGTGCTCTGCAGTACCGCGTCACCACCGGTGTGATCATCGTGAGCAGTGTCGAGACGGCGAGCGGATCGCCGGATGCCGCCGCGTGGACGACCGGATCGAGTTCCGATTTCGAGAGTGTTTCACCCCGTGCCGCGTCGGCTGTGTCCGCGCCGTCGGTGGCAAGCTCGGCCGGCCGGACGCGCGGAGGGGCGATGGTAGAGGTGACGCTTTCCATAGTCGGCTCCCAGACCATGAACAGTGTTGTCACCGTCAGGGGTCCAGGACGGCTGCGGACAGGTGGGCCGCGGGACGGAGGTGCGGGGAGCCAGCCTTCCCGACAGCCACTGTGGGTGATCCTAGATGCCTCCCTTCGGGTAATCCAGGTATCAACAAAATTTGCCCCGTTTGCACGAGCGTGACCAACAGCTACAGCATCAGGGTGACAAGTGTCGCGGTCGTGGTAGCCGTGACGGCGACGGCGACCGCCGCGACAAGGCCCGCGCCCGCCTCTGGCGGTTCGGCTGAGCCGCGAAGCGCCCGGTCCCGGTACGTACCGGCGACGGCGAGCACGAGCGCGCTGACCCCGGCGAGCGCGGCGGGAACCGTGAGCACGCCCCAGCCTTCCCTCGCGGCGGAGTGCAGGAGCAGCAGGGCACAGGCGCCAGCGGCCAGCGCCGTGCGCTGCCAGGCGAGTCCCGTGCGCTCTGGTTGAAGACCTTCCGTCATCCGCTGATCACCAGCACGCCCGCGAAGACGGTGATGAGCAGTATCCCCACGGTGAGCACGATCAGCAGTGGGCTGCGCGGAAGCGGGTCCCCGCGCCGCATGGCGGTCTGGACCCGGCGCCAGCGGGGGAAGCTCGTCAGCGCGAGGATCGCCGCGAGCGAGAGGCACAGCACGGCGAGCCCGGTTCTCGCGGCCGACGTGGACAGCCCCGGCACGAGCTGATGGACGGCGACGCCACCGGCGACGAGTCCGAGCGCCGTTCTGATCCAGGCGAGAAACGTCCGTTCGTTGGCCAGGGTGAACCGGTAGTCCGGTTCGTCGTCGCGTGGGGTGCTCATCCGGCGTTCACTCACGAGGCCATCTTGACGCGGCGGACGAAAACCCACGACCTCAGGAGCACGAACCGGACCGCGCCGCCCGCGAGACTCGTTGCCACCAGCGCCAGCGATTCCAGCACCGGCGACGGGACGGCCACGGTCGCCTGCACCAGCATGAGGGCTCCCGTTCCGGCCAGCGCGTAGAAGGCGAAGGTCGCGACGGTCTGGATGTGCCGCCTCGCCGGCGCGTCGACCGCGCCGGCGAAGGTGATCCGGCGGTGGAATTCCGTGTTGGCGACCGTCGTGACCGCGATCGTGGCCAGGTTGGCTACGTGGGCGCCCACCGGTTCCCGCAGCAGCAGGTACAGCAGCGCCTGGGTGATCGTGGTGAGGCAGCCCGCCGTGACGTACCAGAAGGCGTCCCTGCCCAGTTCCCGGTTCCTGGCCGGTGACCGGGGGCCGGATACCGGCGCTGCCGTCATGCGGCAACGTTACCCAGACTTCACCGGGGGCGAATGTCGACGGACCGGCCGGCCGCTGTGATCCGGCCGACCTCGCGCGCGAATATCAGTCCGTCGCGCCGACGGCGGCGACCGCGTCGGTGACCGAGGAGAAAACGGAAAGCCGCGTGAGGACCCCGGTCATCTCCAGTGGCCGCAGCACGATCCTGGTGGTCGCCACGACGGCGAGGCGCAACTCGCCGCGATCGGCGGCGCCGGAAAGCTCGGCGAGCACGGAAAGCCCCGCGGAGCCGAGGAAACCGACACCGTCGAGATCGAGAACGACGTGCGCCGAACCGGTGCGGGCCGATTCGGCCCACGCGGCGAGATCAGGGGCTGACAGCAGATCGATCTCGCCGGTCACCCTCCCGACGAGTATCCCGCCGGGAAAAGTGTCGCTCTCGATGCGCAACCCGTGCTGGTCTCCTTCCGGAGCGCCGGGTCGTTCCGCCGGAATCGGTGCCTCGGTGCTTCGCACTGCCATCCCTCCAATACCGGGTTCGGTGCTTGCCTCCGGGGGCCCACCGTAGGAAGCGGGACGACACCAACGCAAGGGCCGGAGTGCAACGCTTCACACGCTTTTCGCCT comes from the Prauserella marina genome and includes:
- a CDS encoding WhiB family transcriptional regulator, with amino-acid sequence MAETSRLPTPVAEFWEWQRNGNCRNLDSSVFFHPDGERGFARADRVARAKEVCRTCPVIVQCRHHALTVQEPFGVWGGLDESERRDAIARRKNMEPAPS
- a CDS encoding DUF202 domain-containing protein, giving the protein MTEGLQPERTGLAWQRTALAAGACALLLLHSAAREGWGVLTVPAALAGVSALVLAVAGTYRDRALRGSAEPPEAGAGLVAAVAVAVTATTTATLVTLML
- the shbA gene encoding RNA polymerase sigma factor ShbA; its protein translation is MESVTSTIAPPRVRPAELATDGADTADAARGETLSKSELDPVVHAAASGDPLAVSTLLTMITPVVTRYCRARLGRRDLCYVSADDVAQETCVAVLKALPSYQDRGGSFLFLVHAIASNKVSDAFRLVSRDRSDPTPDVPESDTMDNEPERLALNTDLGQRLSNLLGHLPSTQREIVVLRIVVGLSATETAEALGLSSANVRTSQHRALSRLRTLIDRESEYVA
- a CDS encoding GtrA family protein, producing MTAAPVSGPRSPARNRELGRDAFWYVTAGCLTTITQALLYLLLREPVGAHVANLATIAVTTVANTEFHRRITFAGAVDAPARRHIQTVATFAFYALAGTGALMLVQATVAVPSPVLESLALVATSLAGGAVRFVLLRSWVFVRRVKMAS
- a CDS encoding YidH family protein, with product MSTPRDDEPDYRFTLANERTFLAWIRTALGLVAGGVAVHQLVPGLSTSAARTGLAVLCLSLAAILALTSFPRWRRVQTAMRRGDPLPRSPLLIVLTVGILLITVFAGVLVISG
- a CDS encoding TetR family transcriptional regulator; the encoded protein is MIDGRDEAGPARRDGRADRWRTHRLARRAEFVDAAFRALDKHGPHAGMADIAREAGVAKPRLYRHFADKAELHAAVSERAVALVRARLAPALAEPAPFAVMVRRGVRAYVRVLGEHPHVFRFVCDGGAPSVSTVAAMLTEALTSLGVGSPGSRAWAHGIVGAVQATGTWWLDQREDISEDKIVDYLSTLLGGALEAVARAEGITIGENEPLRQGDRHAHRQAR
- a CDS encoding TIGR03557 family F420-dependent LLM class oxidoreductase, whose product is MRFGYTLMTEQAGPADLVGHAAAAEAAGFDFEVMSDHFSPWLAEQGHAPYAWSVLGAVTQVTTSVELMTYVTCPLLRYHPAVVAQKAATIQLLSGDRFLLGLGAGENLNEHIVGGGWPPVNVRHEMLSEALQIIDGLFAGGYTNFAGKHYRVDSAKLWDLPRRRTPIGVAVSGEQSVARFALASDALIAVEPNGELCRQWDAERAAIGEESSRKIGQLPVSWDIDERAAVRRAHEQFRWFAGGWKVNAELPGPSGFAGATQFVSPDDVADSIPCGADPDKVVAAARPFWEAGFTDLALVQIGGDRQEEFFAAAENELLPALRSASPEA
- a CDS encoding STAS domain-containing protein → MRSTEAPIPAERPGAPEGDQHGLRIESDTFPGGILVGRVTGEIDLLSAPDLAAWAESARTGSAHVVLDLDGVGFLGSAGLSVLAELSGAADRGELRLAVVATTRIVLRPLEMTGVLTRLSVFSSVTDAVAAVGATD